In Allocoprobacillus halotolerans, a genomic segment contains:
- a CDS encoding GNAT family N-acetyltransferase, producing MEIRFARKEDLEQLAKIEKECFPIQEAANVTQLIERLQAFHQCFLVAEIAGKITGFINGAMISNQTISDEMFTDVSFHHIHHPNQSVFSLAVLPAFRHMGIAQKLMQAFIDLAMTRQKKAIVLTCKENLISFYQQFGYISLGISNSTHGGAIWYDMILKLDQKYHTFIPMQFYHLNDCVRLFQQCFEKEPWHEKWTYEQSFQRLKEMIVAPYVFSYVLYQDGQLAGMIIGRQMTYMERKELWIDEVCISPQFQGHHLGNNLLDFVKEECKKRNIKTLVLQTIRGFLSDHFYSQNGFHIQEHLVSMKCDI from the coding sequence ATGGAAATAAGATTTGCAAGAAAAGAAGACTTAGAACAATTGGCCAAAATTGAAAAAGAGTGTTTTCCTATACAGGAAGCAGCAAATGTAACCCAGTTGATAGAACGCTTACAAGCTTTTCATCAATGTTTTTTAGTAGCTGAAATAGCAGGGAAAATCACTGGTTTTATCAATGGGGCGATGATTTCAAATCAAACAATATCAGATGAAATGTTTACAGATGTATCATTTCATCATATTCATCATCCTAATCAAAGTGTGTTTAGTTTAGCGGTTTTACCAGCTTTTAGGCATATGGGTATTGCTCAAAAATTAATGCAAGCTTTTATTGATTTAGCTATGACTCGTCAAAAAAAGGCAATAGTCTTAACTTGTAAAGAAAATCTCATTTCTTTTTATCAACAATTTGGATATATAAGCCTAGGAATTTCAAATTCTACACATGGCGGGGCTATATGGTATGATATGATTTTAAAATTAGATCAGAAATACCATACCTTTATTCCTATGCAATTTTATCATTTAAACGATTGCGTACGCTTGTTTCAGCAATGTTTTGAAAAGGAACCGTGGCATGAAAAATGGACATACGAACAATCCTTTCAACGTTTAAAAGAAATGATTGTTGCACCATATGTTTTTTCATATGTTCTTTATCAAGATGGACAATTAGCAGGAATGATTATAGGACGTCAAATGACCTATATGGAAAGAAAAGAATTATGGATTGATGAAGTTTGTATTTCACCACAATTTCAAGGACACCATTTAGGAAATAATTTACTTGATTTCGTAAAAGAAGAATGTAAAAAAAGAAATATAAAAACTTTAGTATTACAAACTATACGTGGTTTTTTAAGTGATCATTTCTATAGTCAAAATGGTTTTCATATACAAGAACATTTAGTAAGCATGAAATGTGATATATAA
- a CDS encoding LexA family protein: MELKDIIKDYKYRFQLTNDEIAQKLGVTKSTVSRWISGDVKRIQDDTLKRLNELLGYDVEPIIKGTSMHLKRPILGYAKAGYDMYGENNYMGEEEVTEEDFYKGDYFLQIQGDSMTGSGIMDGDLALIKQCSYASTGDIAVVMIGGEEVTVKRIIKKPDMLILEATNPLVENRYFSNEEVATLPVHIIGKVVYTKTYF; this comes from the coding sequence ATGGAGCTAAAAGATATTATAAAAGATTACAAATATAGATTTCAGTTGACAAATGATGAAATTGCTCAAAAACTTGGTGTGACTAAATCAACTGTAAGTCGTTGGATTAGTGGTGATGTCAAAAGAATTCAAGATGATACTTTAAAGCGTTTAAATGAACTTTTAGGATATGATGTAGAACCCATTATCAAAGGGACTTCAATGCATTTGAAGCGTCCTATTTTAGGTTATGCAAAAGCAGGCTATGATATGTATGGTGAAAATAATTATATGGGTGAAGAAGAAGTTACTGAGGAAGATTTTTATAAAGGTGATTACTTTTTACAAATCCAAGGTGATTCAATGACAGGATCAGGTATCATGGATGGTGATTTGGCTCTTATCAAACAGTGCTCATATGCCTCAACTGGTGATATTGCTGTAGTTATGATTGGTGGCGAAGAAGTCACAGTAAAACGTATTATCAAAAAGCCAGATATGCTCATTTTAGAAGCAACCAATCCACTTGTTGAAAATCGATATTTCTCAAATGAAGAAGTCGCTACTTTACCAGTTCACATTATTGGAAAAGTTGTTTATACAAAAACATATTTTTAA
- a CDS encoding histidinol-phosphatase HisJ family protein, whose amino-acid sequence MFCDYHVHSEFSDDSTRLVEDIVLDAIKMNMQEICFTDHVDYGIKPDHCEFLDAWEDIDLTISMNVNYPVYFQSLNELKEKYKNEISIKQGLEFGIQSHRLKSYEKLYQQYKDNLDFVILSIHQVNDLEFWNYDFQNGKTEHQHYQAYYQEMYQCVQNFHHYSVLGHMDMLKRYDDREDYDAFKQNKEIITDILRYIIADGKGIELNTSSVKYGLDDTMPSQNILKLYYDLGGRILTIGSDCHNKGELGAHIEEMKTLLKNIGFKEFCTFEKMQPIFHSL is encoded by the coding sequence ATGTTTTGTGATTATCATGTGCATAGTGAATTTAGTGATGATTCCACACGTCTAGTTGAAGATATTGTTTTAGATGCAATAAAAATGAATATGCAGGAAATTTGCTTTACGGATCATGTTGATTATGGCATTAAACCTGATCATTGTGAGTTTCTTGATGCTTGGGAGGATATTGATTTAACAATTTCTATGAATGTCAATTATCCAGTTTATTTTCAATCATTAAACGAATTGAAAGAGAAGTATAAAAATGAAATCAGTATTAAACAGGGATTGGAATTTGGGATTCAATCACATAGATTAAAAAGCTATGAGAAGTTATATCAACAATATAAAGATAATCTTGATTTTGTGATTTTATCTATTCATCAGGTCAATGATCTTGAATTTTGGAATTATGATTTTCAAAATGGAAAAACGGAACATCAACATTATCAGGCTTATTATCAAGAGATGTACCAATGTGTTCAAAATTTCCATCATTATAGTGTTTTAGGACATATGGATATGTTGAAACGTTATGATGATCGTGAAGATTATGATGCTTTTAAACAAAATAAAGAGATTATTACAGATATTTTAAGATATATTATTGCTGATGGAAAAGGAATTGAATTAAATACATCTTCTGTAAAATATGGTTTAGATGATACAATGCCATCTCAAAATATTTTAAAATTGTATTATGATTTAGGTGGTAGAATTTTAACAATTGGCAGTGATTGTCATAATAAAGGTGAATTAGGTGCGCATATTGAAGAAATGAAAACATTATTAAAAAATATTGGTTTTAAAGAATTTTGTACTTTTGAAAAAATGCAACCTATTTTTCACTCGTTGTAA
- a CDS encoding MATE family efflux transporter: MEGEFIYEKRNPMGYKPILPLLMSMAFPPMISMLIQSLYNIIDSIFVAQLGEAPLTAVSLIYPLQNLSLAFSCGVGIAMNAIIARHLGAHNDKEASFVASQGIVMTLLHSLLFIVLGLFFIQPFLSLFTQNADVMRYGQEYGMIVITFTFSTFIHLAIEKMFQACGNMIIPMIMQMVGAIVNIILDPILIFGYFGLPALGVSGAALATIIGQFSACFLSIYLFSRYNSHIHISFRHFRFHWTTFKHLYSIAIPSGVMMCLPSILVSVLNGILASVSQTAVAFFGVYYKLQTFVNMPTTGVIQGMRPIMSYNYGAHQKERMNQTLKMATLTIGTILLLGTCLFFIFPAPILQLFNANQDMLSIGTSGLRILSLSFIFSTFAIVMSGVFESLGKGSVSLIITLTRQFIIIIPLSFMLLPSMGLTGIWLTFPLSELIATIIAFILYQKVYKNIKIGNEVN, from the coding sequence ATGGAAGGAGAATTTATTTATGAAAAAAGAAATCCAATGGGTTATAAACCCATTCTTCCCCTTTTGATGTCAATGGCATTTCCGCCTATGATTTCAATGCTTATTCAATCATTATACAATATCATTGATAGTATTTTTGTTGCACAGTTAGGTGAAGCTCCTTTAACTGCTGTTTCACTTATCTATCCTTTACAAAATCTATCATTAGCTTTTTCTTGTGGTGTGGGAATTGCAATGAACGCTATTATTGCTAGACATTTAGGAGCACATAACGACAAAGAAGCTTCATTTGTTGCGAGTCAAGGTATTGTGATGACACTTTTACACTCTTTATTGTTTATTGTATTGGGACTATTTTTTATTCAACCGTTCTTAAGTCTTTTTACTCAAAATGCTGATGTTATGCGTTATGGACAAGAATATGGTATGATTGTTATTACATTCACTTTTTCAACTTTCATTCATTTAGCCATTGAAAAAATGTTTCAAGCCTGTGGAAACATGATTATTCCTATGATTATGCAAATGGTTGGTGCAATTGTTAATATCATTTTAGATCCTATTTTGATTTTTGGTTATTTTGGATTACCAGCTTTAGGAGTTAGCGGTGCTGCTCTTGCAACTATTATTGGACAATTCAGTGCATGCTTTTTATCTATTTATTTATTTTCACGCTATAATTCCCATATTCATATTTCTTTCCGTCATTTTCGCTTCCACTGGACAACATTCAAACATCTCTATTCTATAGCTATCCCTTCAGGTGTTATGATGTGTTTACCTTCTATATTGGTTTCAGTCCTTAATGGCATTCTTGCATCTGTTTCTCAAACTGCAGTAGCTTTTTTTGGTGTCTATTATAAACTTCAAACTTTTGTTAATATGCCGACAACAGGTGTTATTCAAGGTATGCGTCCTATTATGAGTTATAATTATGGTGCTCATCAAAAAGAACGTATGAATCAAACACTAAAAATGGCAACTTTAACGATTGGAACTATTCTATTGCTTGGAACATGTTTATTCTTTATCTTCCCGGCTCCTATTTTACAACTTTTTAATGCCAACCAGGATATGTTATCTATTGGTACAAGTGGGTTGCGTATTTTATCACTAAGCTTTATCTTTTCAACATTTGCGATTGTGATGTCTGGTGTATTTGAATCTTTAGGCAAAGGCTCTGTTTCATTAATTATCACACTTACAAGACAATTCATCATCATTATACCTTTATCATTTATGTTATTACCATCAATGGGCTTAACAGGTATTTGGTTAACTTTCCCACTGTCTGAACTTATCGCAACTATAATCGCATTTATTCTTTATCAAAAAGTTTATAAAAATATAAAAATAGGAAATGAAGTGAATTAA
- a CDS encoding prepilin peptidase gives MVFYFRNDYRKFFQLCKDRLPLGLDIIKGRSFCFECLMPLKWMDLIPIVSYFMLKGRCRYCQRRISLWYPLFETFSGCLLVFMIVNEKQVLKALLIYLLIMDFITVSLIDLQWQIIPDETILLEIILVILLSFYIKIPLLDRIIGMLAVSIPMLLMNHCISESFGGGDIKLMIVSGYLLGWKQIVLAFIIAVLTGGLYASYLLLCKKVQRQSHMAFGGFLCFGVLISLFWGRQLLRIYGL, from the coding sequence GTGGTTTTTTATTTTAGGAACGATTATAGGAAGTTTTTTCAGCTATGTAAAGATCGTTTGCCTTTAGGGTTGGATATTATAAAGGGTAGAAGTTTTTGCTTTGAATGTTTAATGCCTTTAAAATGGATGGACTTAATACCAATAGTTAGTTATTTTATGTTAAAAGGAAGATGCCGTTATTGTCAACGTCGTATATCACTGTGGTATCCACTTTTTGAAACATTTAGTGGCTGTTTGCTTGTATTTATGATTGTCAATGAAAAACAAGTATTGAAAGCTTTATTGATTTATTTATTGATTATGGATTTTATTACGGTGTCTTTGATAGATCTACAATGGCAGATTATTCCAGATGAAACCATCCTATTAGAAATCATTTTAGTGATTTTGTTGTCATTTTATATAAAGATTCCATTGCTTGATAGAATCATTGGGATGCTTGCTGTAAGTATACCAATGCTTTTGATGAATCATTGTATTTCAGAGAGTTTTGGTGGTGGTGATATCAAACTGATGATTGTTAGTGGTTATTTACTTGGTTGGAAACAGATTGTTTTGGCTTTTATTATTGCTGTTTTAACTGGTGGTCTTTATGCGAGTTATTTACTTTTATGTAAAAAGGTTCAACGTCAAAGTCATATGGCATTTGGTGGTTTCCTTTGTTTTGGTGTTCTCATTTCGTTGTTTTGGGGACGACAGCTTTTAAGAATATATGGATTATGA
- a CDS encoding ABC transporter substrate-binding protein codes for MKKLFKYLLIALCVVSLMTGCQNTNSKIKKVAIVQYIEHTSLDTIKAAFDQQMEDLGYEDGENVEYIFKNAQGDNNIAASITQTFQSEDPDVVVAIATPVAQSVASLSKTTPIVFAAVSDPVGAKLTSSLEKPDKNITGTSDEIQVDLILDKALEVNPDLKTLGVIYNKGEANSVTNIQKAKDYAKKHDLTIKEATITNVNEVQSAIDVLASQCDAVFAPNDNTVASAMNVVSHACIEAKVPLYVGADSMVQDGGFLSVGINYEELGKETANMVDQVLKGTNVSDIPVKVFKENLNIYVNDDVMNQIGISLPESILQDEALQMM; via the coding sequence ATGAAAAAATTATTTAAATATTTATTAATAGCATTATGTGTAGTTTCATTAATGACAGGTTGTCAAAATACAAATTCTAAAATTAAAAAAGTAGCAATTGTTCAATATATAGAACATACATCATTAGATACAATAAAAGCTGCTTTTGATCAACAAATGGAAGATTTGGGATATGAAGATGGTGAAAATGTTGAGTACATTTTTAAAAACGCTCAAGGTGATAACAATATTGCAGCAAGCATTACCCAAACATTTCAATCTGAAGATCCAGATGTTGTGGTAGCAATCGCAACACCTGTTGCCCAATCTGTTGCATCACTTTCAAAAACGACTCCGATTGTTTTTGCAGCAGTCAGTGATCCAGTGGGTGCAAAATTGACATCATCTTTAGAAAAACCAGATAAAAATATAACAGGAACAAGTGATGAAATCCAAGTTGATTTGATTTTAGATAAAGCTTTAGAAGTGAATCCTGATTTAAAAACTTTAGGTGTGATTTATAATAAAGGTGAAGCAAATTCAGTAACCAATATTCAAAAAGCTAAAGATTATGCAAAGAAACATGATTTAACAATCAAAGAAGCAACAATTACAAATGTGAATGAAGTTCAAAGTGCTATTGATGTTTTAGCAAGTCAATGTGATGCTGTCTTTGCACCTAATGATAATACTGTAGCCAGTGCTATGAATGTTGTTAGTCATGCTTGTATTGAGGCTAAAGTTCCACTTTATGTAGGAGCTGATTCAATGGTTCAAGACGGAGGTTTTTTAAGTGTTGGTATTAATTATGAAGAATTAGGAAAAGAAACAGCCAATATGGTTGATCAAGTATTAAAAGGAACAAATGTGAGTGATATACCAGTGAAAGTGTTTAAAGAAAATTTAAATATTTATGTTAATGATGATGTAATGAATCAAATAGGTATTTCATTACCAGAAAGTATTTTACAAGACGAAGCATTACAAATGATGTAG
- a CDS encoding ABC transporter permease, with translation MNQIVIIGALELGGIFAIMSLGLYISYKVLNLPDLTVDGSFTLGCAVSAVLTLSGHPFLGLLLAFVSGMMAGLITGLLTTKLKIASLLAGILTMTGLYSINLKIMNDSPNISLFDCSTIFTSFSFFKDYTQLILIVIFVFIIFLCLNYFLKTQFGLALRACGDNEDMVKASSIDADLMKIIGLTLANGLVALSGAIYAQHQSFADSQSGTGMMVIGLASIIIGMAFIKKDQIFYQLLAVILGAVIYRGILTIALQIGVPSTDLKLLSALLVVVALIFTKLKKGRVK, from the coding sequence ATGAATCAGATTGTTATTATAGGAGCATTAGAGTTAGGTGGTATCTTTGCAATCATGTCACTTGGCTTATATATAAGTTATAAAGTTTTAAACCTTCCAGATTTAACTGTTGATGGAAGTTTTACTCTAGGTTGTGCAGTCAGTGCTGTATTGACTTTATCAGGTCATCCATTTTTAGGATTATTATTAGCTTTTGTATCTGGTATGATGGCTGGACTTATCACAGGACTTTTAACAACCAAGTTAAAAATCGCATCATTGTTAGCCGGTATTCTAACTATGACAGGGCTGTATTCTATTAATTTAAAAATCATGAATGATTCACCTAATATTTCATTGTTTGATTGTTCAACTATTTTTACTTCTTTTTCATTCTTTAAAGATTATACACAACTGATTTTAATTGTCATTTTTGTTTTCATTATTTTTCTTTGTCTTAACTATTTTTTAAAAACGCAGTTTGGACTGGCCTTACGTGCTTGTGGGGATAATGAAGATATGGTCAAAGCGTCATCTATTGATGCTGATTTGATGAAAATCATTGGACTTACACTTGCAAATGGTTTAGTTGCATTATCAGGAGCTATCTATGCTCAACATCAATCATTTGCTGATAGTCAAAGTGGAACAGGCATGATGGTTATTGGATTAGCAAGTATCATTATTGGAATGGCGTTTATTAAAAAAGATCAGATTTTTTATCAGTTATTAGCAGTCATATTAGGTGCTGTGATTTATCGAGGAATATTGACAATTGCTTTACAAATAGGAGTTCCTTCAACAGATTTAAAATTACTGTCAGCACTTTTGGTTGTGGTCGCTTTGATTTTCACAAAATTGAAAAAGGGGAGGGTTAAATAA
- a CDS encoding ABC transporter ATP-binding protein, whose amino-acid sequence MLELQDISVVFNPDTIHEKVALSHIHLQIQKGDFVTIIGSNGAGKSTLFQTICGAITPQQGRIYLEHQDITSLKEHKRSRFIGRLFQDPLKGTAPSMTIAENLSLASCHGHYFRLTPISLKQRHLMQEALKELDLGLEERMDTKVGVLSGGQRQALSLLMATYGKPQLLLLDEHTAALDPQTAQKVLDLTAKIVKKEKMTTLMITHNMEDALKYGQKILIMKDGKIIDFIDEKRKQDLTVDKLIHLYSSKTHDYNDRLLL is encoded by the coding sequence ATGTTAGAACTACAAGATATTTCTGTTGTTTTTAATCCTGATACGATTCATGAAAAAGTTGCTTTATCACATATTCATCTGCAAATACAAAAAGGTGATTTTGTCACAATTATTGGAAGTAATGGTGCAGGAAAATCTACGTTGTTTCAAACAATCTGTGGCGCAATTACTCCCCAACAGGGACGCATTTATCTTGAACATCAAGACATTACATCTTTAAAAGAACATAAGCGTTCACGTTTTATTGGTCGCCTTTTTCAAGATCCTCTAAAGGGAACAGCTCCTTCAATGACAATTGCAGAGAATTTATCACTGGCAAGTTGTCATGGACATTATTTTCGTTTAACTCCTATTTCATTAAAACAACGTCATCTGATGCAAGAAGCCTTAAAAGAATTGGATCTTGGATTGGAAGAACGTATGGATACAAAAGTGGGTGTTCTTTCAGGAGGACAACGTCAGGCTTTATCGTTATTGATGGCAACTTATGGGAAACCACAACTTTTATTGTTAGATGAGCATACGGCTGCATTAGACCCTCAAACTGCTCAAAAAGTTTTAGATTTAACAGCAAAGATTGTGAAAAAAGAAAAAATGACAACATTAATGATCACACATAATATGGAAGATGCTTTAAAGTATGGTCAAAAGATATTGATTATGAAAGATGGAAAAATCATAGATTTCATTGATGAAAAACGTAAACAGGATTTAACAGTTGACAAACTGATTCATTTGTATTCATCTAAAACACATGATTATAATGATCGTTTATTATTATAA
- a CDS encoding MurR/RpiR family transcriptional regulator — translation MNILLSRILTYLNGTLFHDYNYKICTFIIFHYLEMEDMSEEEFLKKGCFKKEELYAFIALLGFYEYEEFRETLVNHHQTRLNQIRVRMIGVDSREFIEKMDKDCSDDEMQKIISDICQKLYRAKRIVVFGALYPISIAIELQTDMITFGKPFIQYHNYDPIVMDEHDVAIVISATGRYLEGFKKSKADVHIDKSQQILITQNKKYLKSETSPNCKVIYVPGKFDSINFNYQIMTICDLIRLHYFQQYYL, via the coding sequence ATGAACATATTATTAAGCCGTATTTTAACTTATTTAAATGGAACATTATTCCATGACTATAATTATAAAATCTGTACATTTATTATTTTTCATTATTTAGAAATGGAAGATATGAGCGAAGAAGAATTTTTAAAAAAAGGATGCTTTAAAAAAGAAGAATTATATGCATTTATTGCTTTATTAGGTTTTTATGAATACGAAGAATTTAGAGAAACTCTCGTCAATCATCATCAGACACGTTTAAATCAAATTCGTGTCAGAATGATTGGTGTCGATAGTCGTGAATTCATTGAAAAAATGGATAAAGATTGTAGTGATGATGAAATGCAGAAAATCATTAGTGATATTTGTCAAAAATTATATCGCGCTAAAAGAATTGTTGTTTTTGGTGCCTTATATCCTATTTCTATTGCAATTGAATTACAAACTGATATGATTACCTTTGGTAAACCATTTATCCAATATCATAACTATGATCCTATTGTGATGGACGAACATGATGTCGCTATCGTTATTAGTGCAACAGGTCGTTATCTTGAAGGATTCAAAAAATCAAAAGCTGATGTTCATATTGATAAATCACAACAAATTTTAATTACACAAAATAAGAAATATTTAAAATCTGAAACATCACCTAATTGTAAAGTCATTTATGTTCCTGGTAAGTTTGATAGTATTAATTTCAATTATCAAATTATGACAATTTGTGATTTGATTCGTTTACACTATTTCCAACAGTATTATCTTTAA
- a CDS encoding ParB N-terminal domain-containing protein, with product MRINKIDIADIHFDYQKYPQTLYQSILRIGFSFPITINQEEQYYECIDGHKRLSVLHDILKDNPQYKRGSLVPVIIKNNGNVRSNDCWKGRNSH from the coding sequence ATGCGTATAAATAAAATTGATATTGCTGATATTCATTTTGATTATCAAAAATATCCACAAACACTTTATCAATCGATACTAAGAATTGGTTTTTCATTTCCCATAACAATTAATCAAGAAGAACAATATTATGAATGTATTGATGGACATAAACGTTTATCAGTTTTGCATGATATTTTAAAAGATAATCCCCAATATAAGCGTGGTTCACTTGTGCCGGTGATTATTAAAAATAATGGTAATGTTCGTTCTAATGATTGTTGGAAAGGAAGAAATAGTCATTAA
- a CDS encoding pseudouridine synthase, producing MIVGKEEIVIKHLYLVLMKNQLGNVKVCKNLIKKGFVQVNGQCIKDFRYLVQKDDDIIVNGQKISASPFVYYMMNKPAGYICASRDEHTPCLLDFIDEKDCYCVGRLDKDTTGFILITNDKSLSKKLLLPQNHVEKMYEVKTKYPIGLEYVESFQAGIIIDQNIQCLPAHLEIIDEYHCRVTLKEGKYHQIKKCFYPCLIKLFL from the coding sequence ATGATTGTTGGAAAGGAAGAAATAGTCATTAAACATTTATATCTTGTGCTAATGAAAAATCAGCTTGGCAATGTGAAAGTATGTAAAAATTTGATTAAAAAGGGATTTGTTCAAGTCAATGGACAATGTATCAAAGATTTTCGTTATCTTGTACAAAAAGATGATGATATTATCGTGAATGGTCAAAAAATAAGCGCATCACCATTTGTTTATTACATGATGAATAAACCAGCAGGTTATATTTGTGCTTCGCGTGATGAACATACTCCTTGTTTATTAGATTTCATTGATGAAAAAGATTGTTATTGTGTGGGAAGGTTGGATAAAGATACAACAGGTTTTATATTGATCACAAATGATAAATCGTTATCAAAAAAACTTTTGTTACCTCAAAATCATGTAGAAAAAATGTATGAAGTCAAAACAAAATATCCCATAGGATTAGAATATGTTGAAAGCTTTCAAGCAGGAATCATAATTGATCAAAATATTCAATGTTTACCTGCGCATTTAGAAATTATAGATGAATATCATTGTCGAGTGACATTGAAAGAAGGCAAGTATCATCAAATAAAAAAATGTTTTTATCCATGTCTAATCAAGTTGTTTCTTTAA
- the pepD gene encoding beta-Ala-His dipeptidase has translation MQLYVEDGFLHAFQTTLGADDGCGVCYMLALLTDETLSHPALECVFTVQEEIGLCGAMELDTSSLKAKRLINLDNEAEGETCVSSSGGNDLLITKEIMGEDNQTPVYVLEIKGLLGGHSGGCIHLGRGNANKIAGRILFHLLKAGMDIRLVDITGGLKNNAIPRECTVAFASVQSYDELAYHIGQMEETIKKELEITDSGFYVDLHQDECDVCVTAKDSEAMISIMYLCQNGMLEMSPVIEKLPTLSLNMGIIRTHENSFTIDYSLRSPVKSLRDELSMQLETIAHLYGASVQISNEYPGWDYDPHSRLREQFQTFYQQYAHQPLKEVATHGGLETGVFKQKIPDLDIITYGPNMENVHTPDEKLDLASYLRSYECLVAFLETL, from the coding sequence TTGCAATTATATGTGGAAGATGGTTTTTTACATGCATTTCAAACAACTCTAGGAGCAGATGATGGTTGTGGTGTTTGCTATATGTTAGCATTACTCACTGATGAAACATTATCACATCCAGCTTTAGAATGTGTATTTACTGTACAAGAAGAAATTGGGCTTTGTGGGGCAATGGAATTAGACACAAGTTCATTAAAAGCTAAACGTTTGATTAATTTGGATAATGAAGCTGAAGGAGAAACATGTGTTTCATCATCAGGTGGAAATGACTTGTTGATTACAAAAGAAATTATGGGTGAAGATAATCAAACACCTGTTTATGTTTTAGAAATCAAGGGATTACTAGGTGGGCATTCTGGAGGATGCATTCATTTAGGACGTGGAAATGCCAATAAAATTGCTGGACGTATTTTGTTTCATTTATTAAAAGCAGGTATGGATATTCGTTTAGTTGATATTACTGGAGGATTAAAAAATAATGCGATTCCTCGTGAATGTACAGTTGCTTTTGCTAGTGTTCAATCTTATGATGAGTTAGCTTATCATATAGGACAAATGGAAGAAACAATCAAAAAAGAATTAGAAATCACTGATTCAGGATTCTATGTTGATTTGCATCAAGATGAATGTGATGTCTGTGTGACAGCCAAAGATAGTGAGGCTATGATTTCTATCATGTATTTATGTCAAAATGGGATGTTAGAAATGTCACCAGTCATCGAAAAATTACCAACTTTATCATTAAATATGGGTATTATTCGTACACATGAGAATAGTTTTACAATTGATTACTCATTACGTTCTCCAGTAAAAAGTTTACGTGATGAATTAAGTATGCAATTAGAAACGATTGCTCATTTATACGGGGCTTCTGTTCAAATTTCTAATGAATATCCCGGATGGGATTATGATCCTCATTCACGTTTAAGAGAACAATTTCAAACATTCTATCAACAATATGCACATCAACCATTAAAAGAAGTGGCAACACATGGTGGATTAGAAACAGGTGTCTTTAAACAAAAAATTCCTGATTTAGATATTATTACTTATGGTCCAAATATGGAAAATGTACATACACCTGATGAAAAATTAGATTTAGCGTCTTATTTAAGAAGTTATGAATGTCTTGTGGCATTTTTAGAAACATTATAG